The following coding sequences lie in one Myxococcus xanthus genomic window:
- a CDS encoding heme exporter protein CcmB, with protein MSTSRPRPIGLLTATLALLRKDLLIEWRTRARLNAIIFFALATLLMFSFALGPDTKLLEKNAGGYFWLAILFASVLALGESFRVESENACMDGIRLAPADARAIFLSKALGNTLLLTALGVLLVPVMVALYGVRIVTSVVDLGLILLLGSLALSAPGTVYAAISSNARARDVLLPLLLFPLVIPALLSAAKATTLVLQGDPMRQFDSWAGLLGGFNLIYWGVGFLLFPRIIED; from the coding sequence ATGAGCACCTCGCGTCCCCGCCCCATCGGCCTTTTGACGGCGACCCTGGCGCTGCTGCGCAAGGACCTGCTCATCGAGTGGCGCACCCGCGCGCGCCTCAACGCCATCATCTTCTTCGCGCTGGCCACGCTGCTGATGTTCTCCTTCGCGCTGGGCCCCGACACGAAGCTGCTGGAGAAGAACGCCGGTGGTTACTTCTGGTTGGCCATCCTCTTCGCCAGCGTGCTCGCCCTGGGCGAGTCGTTCCGCGTCGAGTCGGAGAACGCGTGCATGGACGGCATCCGGCTGGCGCCCGCCGACGCCCGCGCCATCTTCCTGTCCAAGGCCCTGGGCAACACCCTGCTGCTGACGGCCCTGGGCGTCCTGCTGGTGCCCGTCATGGTGGCCCTGTACGGGGTGCGCATCGTCACCAGCGTGGTGGACCTGGGGCTCATCCTCCTGCTCGGCAGCCTGGCCTTGAGCGCCCCAGGAACCGTCTACGCTGCGATTTCAAGCAATGCCCGGGCACGGGATGTGCTCCTGCCGTTGCTATTGTTCCCGCTGGTCATCCCAGCCCTCCTCTCCGCGGCCAAGGCGACCACGCTCGTACTTCAGGGAGACCCCATGCGTCAGTTTGACTCATGGGCGGGGCTTTTAGGCGGATTCAATCTGATTTATTGGGGCGTAGGCTTCTTGCTGTTCCCGCGGATCATCGAGGACTGA
- a CDS encoding peptidoglycan-binding domain-containing protein — translation MKQRRLHLVLLDPQEVPYADTEYVLTVGRTEHCGRTAADGSLSHEVPGLAAGELLVKLSKPPAPPPRRSAPPAAAKGVPPPYPPAVADEDFPDAAPAAAASEPVTLRWALQLQSLPGFESDALRAAQERLHNLGYAIEGERGSPGASTKSAVRAFQRRHGLPETGQLADISRELIRLHDA, via the coding sequence TTGAAGCAGCGACGGCTGCACCTGGTCCTGTTGGATCCACAGGAAGTGCCCTACGCGGATACGGAGTACGTGCTCACGGTCGGCCGCACCGAGCACTGCGGCAGGACGGCGGCGGATGGCTCGCTGAGCCACGAAGTCCCGGGCCTCGCCGCGGGTGAGTTGCTGGTGAAGCTGTCCAAGCCGCCAGCGCCGCCGCCCCGCCGGAGCGCGCCTCCCGCCGCCGCCAAGGGCGTGCCTCCGCCCTACCCACCCGCCGTCGCCGATGAGGACTTTCCGGACGCCGCGCCCGCCGCCGCCGCGTCCGAGCCGGTGACGCTCCGCTGGGCGCTGCAGCTCCAGTCGCTCCCGGGATTCGAGTCCGACGCCCTCCGGGCCGCGCAGGAGCGGTTGCACAACCTGGGCTACGCCATTGAAGGTGAGCGCGGGTCGCCCGGAGCCTCGACGAAGTCCGCCGTGCGAGCGTTCCAGCGCCGCCATGGCCTGCCAGAAACGGGACAGCTCGCGGACATCTCCCGCGAGCTCATCCGCCTGCACGACGCCTGA
- a CDS encoding heme lyase CcmF/NrfE family subunit: protein MNGTVGYGLVLGGLAFAAFGALVGLVSGLRRSDAGFPWVLRAVWGFAACMVGSNLVMVHALVTHDFSVRYVAQVGSRATPLVYTIVSLWSALEGSILFWGLIMGGYIAVFAFIHRREHARYMQLALGTMLAVGVFFAFLIAGPANPWGAVTPVPGDGPGPNPLLQNHILMVIHPPMLYLGYVGMTVPFGVAVAGLLRGEIGEAWMAPLRRWTLVAWLFLSIGIILGAWWAYAVLGWGGYWAWDPVENASFLPWLTATAFMHSTMVQERKRMLKLWTLSLALASFVLTILGTFMTRSGIFNSVHSFTQSDIGPTFLVFLGVLLVLCVGLLAVRGPLLVPEGQLASPLSREASILVNNLVFVAITFTVLLGTLYPLISEAVRGVRVSVGEPYFNKMAVPGGIAVLFLMGVGPVLPWGKPDPATLRRQFIIPSVVGLVVTAACFAVGLRGVYPLMTFGLAGFVTVITVRELVAPVRVRMSERKEGFVAALTTSALKAQRRFGGYVVHLGIVLIIVAVAASSAYVKHTSGTLKKGQVIELGGYQMKYLGLVSGEEPHRTYVAARMEVTSPGGKVSELKPRLNYYERSTDPIGTPGVRETPAEDLYVSLMAFSEQAGTASINIWVFPLVGWIWWSIPLLVLGTLIALWPRRKAAVAMAGAPAVGPSPLTGGDAERGAA from the coding sequence GTGAACGGAACCGTTGGCTACGGCCTGGTGCTCGGAGGGCTCGCGTTCGCGGCCTTCGGCGCGCTCGTGGGCCTGGTGAGCGGCCTGCGTCGTAGTGACGCGGGCTTCCCGTGGGTGCTGCGCGCGGTGTGGGGCTTCGCCGCCTGCATGGTGGGCTCCAACCTGGTGATGGTCCACGCGCTCGTCACGCACGACTTCAGCGTGCGCTACGTGGCGCAGGTGGGCAGCCGGGCCACGCCGCTGGTCTACACCATCGTCTCGCTGTGGAGCGCCCTGGAGGGGTCCATCCTCTTCTGGGGCCTCATCATGGGCGGATACATCGCCGTCTTCGCCTTCATCCACCGGCGCGAGCACGCGCGGTACATGCAGCTGGCGCTGGGCACCATGCTGGCGGTGGGCGTCTTCTTCGCCTTCCTCATCGCGGGCCCGGCCAACCCCTGGGGCGCGGTGACCCCGGTGCCGGGGGACGGCCCCGGCCCCAACCCGCTGCTGCAGAACCACATCCTGATGGTCATCCACCCGCCCATGCTGTACCTGGGCTACGTGGGCATGACGGTGCCCTTCGGCGTCGCGGTGGCGGGCCTGCTGCGCGGCGAGATTGGCGAAGCGTGGATGGCGCCCCTGCGGCGCTGGACGCTGGTGGCGTGGCTCTTCCTGTCCATTGGCATCATCCTGGGCGCCTGGTGGGCCTATGCCGTGCTGGGCTGGGGCGGCTACTGGGCGTGGGATCCGGTGGAGAACGCGTCCTTCCTGCCCTGGCTGACGGCGACGGCGTTCATGCACTCCACCATGGTGCAGGAGCGCAAGCGGATGCTGAAGCTGTGGACGCTCAGCCTCGCGCTCGCGTCCTTCGTGCTCACCATCCTGGGCACGTTCATGACGCGCTCGGGCATCTTCAACTCGGTGCACTCGTTCACCCAGTCCGACATCGGCCCCACCTTCCTGGTGTTCCTGGGCGTCCTGCTGGTGCTGTGCGTGGGCCTGCTGGCGGTGCGCGGTCCGCTGCTGGTGCCGGAAGGCCAGCTGGCCTCGCCGCTGTCTCGCGAGGCGAGCATCCTGGTGAACAACCTGGTGTTCGTCGCCATCACCTTCACGGTGCTGCTGGGCACGCTGTACCCGCTCATCTCCGAGGCGGTCCGCGGCGTGCGCGTGAGCGTGGGTGAGCCGTACTTCAACAAGATGGCGGTGCCGGGCGGCATCGCGGTGCTCTTCCTGATGGGCGTGGGCCCGGTGCTCCCCTGGGGCAAGCCGGATCCGGCCACGCTGCGCCGGCAGTTCATCATCCCCTCCGTGGTGGGGCTGGTGGTGACGGCGGCGTGCTTCGCGGTGGGCCTGCGCGGCGTGTACCCGCTGATGACCTTCGGTCTGGCGGGCTTCGTCACCGTCATCACGGTGCGGGAGCTGGTGGCGCCGGTGCGGGTGCGCATGTCCGAGCGCAAGGAAGGCTTCGTCGCCGCGCTGACCACCAGCGCGCTCAAGGCCCAGCGCCGCTTCGGCGGCTACGTGGTGCACCTGGGCATCGTGCTCATCATCGTCGCGGTGGCCGCGTCCTCCGCGTACGTGAAGCACACCTCCGGCACGCTGAAGAAGGGGCAGGTCATCGAGCTGGGCGGCTACCAGATGAAGTACCTGGGCCTGGTCAGCGGCGAGGAGCCCCACCGCACCTACGTGGCGGCGCGCATGGAGGTGACGTCCCCGGGCGGCAAGGTCTCCGAGCTGAAGCCGCGGCTCAACTACTACGAGCGCAGCACGGACCCCATTGGCACCCCCGGTGTCCGGGAGACGCCGGCCGAGGACCTCTACGTGTCGCTGATGGCCTTCTCCGAGCAGGCCGGCACGGCGAGCATCAACATCTGGGTCTTCCCGCTCGTCGGGTGGATCTGGTGGAGCATCCCCCTGCTGGTGCTGGGCACCCTCATCGCGCTGTGGCCGCGCCGGAAGGCCGCCGTGGCCATGGCGGGCGCGCCGGCGGTGGGCCCATCCCCGCTCACGGGTGGTGACGCCGAGCGAGGGGCCGCCTGA
- a CDS encoding heme exporter protein CcmD — translation MMTLSTQMLWLLAAAPGQVGSGRIVGGWGYVWACYGITVAMLVLYAVSLWVRRPKAPTDAKE, via the coding sequence ATGATGACGCTTTCCACGCAGATGCTGTGGCTCCTCGCGGCGGCGCCCGGACAGGTGGGCAGCGGCCGCATCGTTGGCGGCTGGGGCTATGTCTGGGCCTGCTACGGCATTACAGTCGCCATGCTCGTTCTCTACGCTGTGTCCCTGTGGGTTCGTCGGCCCAAAGCCCCCACCGACGCCAAGGAGTGA
- a CDS encoding SMP-30/gluconolactonase/LRE family protein, giving the protein MRTTDVARHDEARCIWPARAVLGEGPFWMATEGALYWLDIPGRKVHRLELQSGAQASWDTPLRIASLAPRRSGGFIAGTERGLAFYEPRSARLERLLDPEPERPHNRCNDGKVDPQGRFWVGTMDDHEKAPTGGLYRFDAQGHLARIDEGYTVTNGPAFSPDGRTLYVNDSPRRVTYAFDLSPDGAASRRREFLHFDEPHGFPDGMTVDAEGGLWIAFYGGGCVRRFSPDGAWLAEYRLPVAKTTSVAFAGDALDRLFVTTGRDGLSAEELEAQPLAGGLFELTPGVRGVAPVPFAG; this is encoded by the coding sequence ATGCGCACCACGGACGTTGCCAGGCACGACGAAGCCAGGTGCATCTGGCCCGCACGAGCCGTGCTCGGCGAGGGCCCCTTCTGGATGGCCACCGAGGGCGCGCTCTACTGGCTCGACATCCCGGGCCGCAAGGTGCACCGGCTGGAGCTCCAGAGCGGTGCCCAGGCGAGCTGGGACACCCCTTTGCGTATCGCCTCGCTCGCGCCCCGGCGGAGTGGAGGCTTCATCGCGGGGACGGAGCGAGGCCTGGCCTTCTACGAGCCCCGGAGCGCGCGCCTGGAGCGGCTGCTGGACCCGGAGCCGGAGCGCCCCCACAACCGCTGCAATGACGGGAAGGTGGACCCACAAGGCCGCTTCTGGGTGGGCACCATGGATGACCACGAGAAGGCGCCCACCGGCGGGCTCTACCGGTTCGACGCCCAGGGACACCTCGCTCGAATCGATGAGGGCTACACCGTGACGAACGGCCCCGCCTTCAGCCCCGATGGGCGGACCCTCTATGTGAACGACTCGCCCCGGCGCGTCACCTACGCCTTCGACCTGAGCCCGGACGGCGCGGCCTCCCGTCGCCGGGAGTTCCTCCACTTCGACGAGCCCCACGGCTTCCCCGACGGAATGACGGTCGACGCGGAGGGCGGATTGTGGATTGCCTTCTACGGAGGGGGCTGCGTGCGCCGCTTCTCTCCGGACGGCGCGTGGCTGGCCGAGTACCGGCTGCCGGTGGCGAAGACGACCAGTGTCGCCTTCGCCGGGGACGCGTTGGACCGGCTGTTCGTCACCACCGGGCGGGATGGGCTCAGCGCGGAGGAACTCGAGGCCCAACCGCTGGCCGGTGGGCTCTTCGAGCTGACACCGGGCGTCCGCGGCGTCGCGCCGGTGCCCTTCGCGGGCTGA
- a CDS encoding cytochrome c maturation protein CcmE — MSPVARNRLIALGALLVAGAGLGFVAFGNIGENLVYYWSPSEMLGQGDKAYSATIRLGGVVEAGSIQWNAEHTTLQFRVADDVKEGAPSVLVRATETPPQMFRDKIGVVVEGTYDKSGVFSSNRLMVNHSNEYRAPKEGEDPRQWQETLSDATAMGAK; from the coding sequence ATGTCCCCCGTCGCTCGCAACCGTCTGATTGCCCTGGGGGCCCTGCTCGTCGCGGGGGCCGGCCTGGGATTCGTGGCCTTCGGCAACATCGGTGAGAACCTCGTCTACTACTGGAGCCCGTCGGAGATGCTGGGCCAGGGTGACAAGGCGTACTCGGCCACCATCCGCCTGGGTGGCGTGGTGGAGGCAGGCAGCATCCAGTGGAACGCCGAGCACACCACCCTGCAATTCCGCGTGGCGGATGACGTCAAGGAAGGCGCGCCCAGCGTGCTGGTGCGCGCCACGGAGACGCCGCCGCAGATGTTCCGCGACAAGATTGGCGTCGTCGTGGAAGGCACCTACGACAAGTCCGGCGTCTTCAGCTCCAACCGGCTGATGGTGAACCACTCCAACGAGTACCGCGCCCCCAAGGAGGGTGAGGATCCTCGTCAGTGGCAGGAGACGCTCTCCGACGCCACCGCCATGGGTGCGAAGTGA
- a CDS encoding zinc ribbon domain-containing protein yields MPEPPKGTGARAALRSSRPQRDLAEPAYAADILEEADEHSRPYVVSNAPELPPEDKTDPGQSAPPYDGPKWLAHVPAHSPTVLGIIVVGCAVFLSALLSSSGVGLLGTLLAVVSGTVLVARELRAAEQSPGFTERMPAVLMTPEAAATATTVMVALALRALSPGVLPLLMVAGVGLVAHDQYRKVIAGEDGVGAYFEPRQLLAMPRLLGLGGVAVCLLALFAPWGTAKLDLGVPDNAPVPQGPPELRVIATQRPTDDILYSYGGGVTHLRGWDLPASVVVELALLAVLALLALRPEVERPSWTRYLPAGAVALSLAFAGLNMRLLPGPFVFVFGLGAVGFLAVQHLRAARAAELPPRQYEEEVEEEG; encoded by the coding sequence ATGCCCGAGCCGCCCAAGGGAACGGGCGCCCGGGCCGCGCTCCGCTCTTCGCGGCCCCAGCGTGACCTGGCGGAGCCCGCCTATGCGGCGGACATTCTCGAGGAGGCGGATGAGCACTCGCGGCCCTATGTCGTGAGTAACGCACCCGAGCTTCCGCCCGAGGACAAGACGGACCCGGGCCAGTCCGCCCCGCCCTACGACGGGCCGAAGTGGCTGGCGCACGTGCCGGCCCACTCGCCCACGGTGCTGGGCATCATCGTGGTGGGCTGCGCCGTCTTCCTGTCCGCCCTGCTCTCCTCCTCTGGCGTGGGCCTCCTCGGGACGCTGCTGGCGGTGGTGAGTGGCACGGTGCTGGTCGCACGCGAGCTGCGCGCCGCGGAGCAGTCGCCTGGCTTCACCGAGCGGATGCCCGCGGTGCTGATGACGCCGGAGGCCGCCGCCACCGCCACCACGGTGATGGTGGCGCTGGCGCTGCGCGCACTCAGCCCGGGCGTGCTACCGCTCCTGATGGTGGCGGGCGTGGGGCTGGTGGCCCATGACCAGTATCGCAAGGTCATCGCGGGAGAGGACGGCGTGGGCGCGTACTTCGAGCCCCGGCAGCTCCTGGCGATGCCGCGGTTGTTGGGCCTGGGCGGCGTGGCGGTGTGCCTGCTGGCGCTGTTCGCGCCGTGGGGCACGGCGAAGCTGGACCTGGGCGTGCCGGACAACGCGCCAGTGCCCCAGGGCCCGCCCGAGCTGCGCGTCATCGCCACGCAGCGGCCCACCGACGACATTCTCTACAGCTACGGCGGCGGCGTCACCCACCTGCGCGGCTGGGATTTGCCCGCGTCGGTGGTGGTGGAGCTGGCGCTGCTGGCCGTGCTCGCCCTGCTGGCGCTGCGTCCGGAGGTGGAGCGCCCGTCCTGGACGCGCTACCTGCCCGCGGGCGCGGTGGCCCTGTCGCTCGCGTTCGCGGGGCTGAACATGCGCCTGCTCCCCGGGCCCTTCGTCTTCGTCTTCGGCCTGGGCGCGGTGGGCTTCCTCGCGGTGCAGCACCTGCGCGCGGCTCGCGCCGCCGAGCTGCCCCCGCGGCAGTACGAAGAAGAAGTCGAAGAGGAAGGCTGA
- a CDS encoding TlpA family protein disulfide reductase has protein sequence MKGWRYTLGFVVLCAGLLFVLFKGFGRNPHEVPFMMKGKPAPDFGLRALDSGEKVSLADLKGRPVVINFWASWCGPCRVEHPVLEWGARQYGSQAVFLGVVFQDTDDNARGFLQQYGASFPQLVDPRSRMALDYGVAGVPETYFIDPNGIIRGKHVGPIDPQTLALRIQELSTPSAPAEAARK, from the coding sequence ATGAAGGGCTGGCGTTACACGCTGGGCTTCGTGGTCCTCTGCGCGGGCCTGCTCTTCGTGTTGTTCAAGGGCTTCGGGCGCAACCCGCACGAAGTCCCCTTCATGATGAAGGGCAAGCCGGCCCCGGACTTCGGGCTGCGCGCGCTGGACAGCGGAGAGAAGGTGAGCCTGGCCGACCTGAAGGGCCGGCCGGTGGTCATCAACTTCTGGGCGTCCTGGTGCGGCCCGTGCCGCGTCGAACACCCCGTGCTGGAGTGGGGCGCGCGGCAGTACGGCTCGCAGGCGGTGTTCCTGGGGGTGGTGTTCCAGGACACCGACGACAACGCGCGCGGCTTCCTCCAGCAGTACGGCGCCAGCTTCCCGCAGCTGGTGGATCCTCGTTCGCGGATGGCGCTGGACTACGGCGTGGCGGGCGTGCCGGAGACGTACTTCATCGACCCCAACGGCATCATCCGGGGCAAGCATGTGGGCCCTATCGACCCGCAGACGCTGGCCCTGCGCATTCAGGAGCTGTCCACGCCCTCCGCCCCCGCCGAGGCAGCGCGGAAGTAG
- the ccsA gene encoding cytochrome c biogenesis protein CcsA produces the protein MGKFIKWGLPALALVVLAAGWWLGLAWAPPDREMGDVQRIMYVHVPLQWVAMVAMAINFGVAISYLMKASWKLDAAAEASAEIGLVLGTAGMITGAIWGRPTWGVYWSWDPRLTSQAIMLVTYTGYLVLRRFVEDPEKRATWSSVVAIIGAINLPIVWFSVRWWRSLHQVQSTPKTVDPEMTLALRVSAFGMLFLTLWFLVLRYRQALAERQAEVALPDALPSDLAAAGGANSSGVA, from the coding sequence ATGGGAAAGTTCATCAAGTGGGGCCTGCCGGCGCTGGCCCTGGTCGTTCTCGCCGCGGGGTGGTGGCTGGGACTGGCGTGGGCACCGCCGGACCGTGAGATGGGTGACGTGCAGCGCATCATGTACGTCCACGTCCCGCTCCAGTGGGTGGCCATGGTGGCCATGGCCATCAACTTCGGGGTGGCCATCAGCTACCTCATGAAGGCGAGCTGGAAGCTGGATGCCGCCGCCGAGGCGTCCGCGGAGATTGGCCTGGTGCTGGGCACCGCGGGGATGATCACCGGCGCCATCTGGGGCCGGCCGACCTGGGGCGTCTACTGGTCCTGGGATCCGCGCCTGACCTCGCAGGCCATCATGCTGGTGACGTACACCGGCTACCTGGTGCTGCGGCGCTTCGTAGAGGACCCGGAGAAGCGCGCCACGTGGAGTTCGGTGGTGGCCATCATCGGCGCCATCAACCTGCCCATCGTGTGGTTCTCCGTGCGGTGGTGGCGCAGCCTGCACCAGGTGCAGTCCACGCCGAAGACGGTGGACCCGGAGATGACGCTGGCCCTGCGCGTTTCGGCGTTCGGCATGCTGTTCCTCACCCTCTGGTTCCTGGTGCTGCGCTACCGCCAGGCCCTGGCCGAGCGCCAGGCAGAGGTGGCCCTCCCGGATGCGCTGCCGTCGGACCTCGCCGCCGCGGGTGGCGCCAACTCCTCGGGGGTGGCCTGA